Proteins co-encoded in one Armatimonadota bacterium genomic window:
- the sfsA gene encoding DNA/RNA nuclease SfsA — MTVIVRRNRFAVDVRQGRRRLRLHLPNPGRMEELLVPGARGLAVLTPRRGRRTAGTLLLVRHRGRWVGMDARLPNRLFEEALRQGALVPFRGYLRWRREVALGGSRIDFVLEGPAGRCLVETKSCNRVDHGVALFPDAPTARGAVHLRLLARAARAGRRAAVVWFVQRDDARALRPFAEVDPQFAQAVAQAARAGIELYAYACRVTPQAVTIGRAIPVIGSSTPAHGTGRAWHSRQWSPVGAR; from the coding sequence GTGACGGTGATCGTTCGCCGCAACCGGTTCGCGGTCGACGTCCGACAGGGTCGGCGGCGCCTGCGGCTGCACCTTCCCAACCCCGGCCGCATGGAGGAACTGCTCGTGCCCGGCGCGCGCGGCCTGGCCGTGCTCACCCCCAGGCGCGGACGGCGGACCGCGGGCACGCTCCTGCTCGTCCGCCACCGCGGCCGGTGGGTGGGCATGGACGCCCGCCTGCCGAACCGTCTCTTCGAGGAAGCGTTGCGGCAGGGGGCGCTGGTGCCCTTTCGCGGGTATCTGCGGTGGCGGCGCGAGGTAGCACTCGGGGGCTCCCGCATCGACTTTGTGCTGGAGGGCCCCGCTGGCCGCTGCCTGGTGGAAACCAAGTCGTGCAACCGGGTGGACCACGGCGTCGCGCTCTTCCCCGACGCGCCCACGGCGCGGGGCGCCGTGCACCTGCGGCTGCTGGCCCGCGCCGCTCGGGCGGGCCGGCGGGCCGCAGTGGTGTGGTTCGTGCAGCGCGACGACGCGCGCGCGCTGCGGCCGTTCGCGGAGGTGGACCCGCAGTTCGCGCAGGCTGTGGCGCAGGCCGCGCGGGCCGGGATCGAGCTGTACGCCTACGCGTGTCGGGTGACGCCCCAGGCGGTAACGATCGGCCGCGCGATCCCCGTGATCGGCTCCTCCACGCCGGCGCACGGCACCGGGCGGGCCTGGCACTCCCGCCAGTGGTCACCGGTGGGCGCGCGCTAG
- a CDS encoding Uma2 family endonuclease translates to MEETVQFRRSLCCCPTACARGAQSGAHPIFPSPSARGDRRRAHRAPRGGIVLVETGFVLGVDPSTVWAPDVAVVLRHRVPSPIPCAFFPGAPDLAVEVLSPDDRPGEVAARIADFLRAGATAVWIVDPERRTFTAHTRGGATRYAVGEVVRGEPPLAALVLSLVALFACLE, encoded by the coding sequence GTGGAGGAAACGGTCCAATTCCGCCGGTCCCTTTGCTGTTGTCCTACGGCGTGCGCCCGAGGTGCGCAATCGGGCGCCCACCCGATTTTCCCCTCACCAAGCGCGCGAGGGGATCGGCGACGAGCGCACCGAGCCCCGAGGGGCGGGATCGTCCTGGTCGAGACGGGGTTCGTCCTGGGCGTCGACCCTTCCACCGTATGGGCGCCTGACGTGGCCGTGGTGCTGCGCCACCGGGTGCCTTCGCCGATCCCCTGTGCGTTCTTCCCGGGCGCTCCCGACCTGGCTGTCGAGGTGCTCTCCCCCGACGACCGCCCCGGCGAGGTGGCGGCGAGGATCGCAGACTTTCTCCGGGCGGGTGCCACCGCGGTCTGGATCGTGGACCCAGAACGGCGTACCTTCACCGCCCACACCCGGGGCGGGGCGACGCGCTACGCCGTCGGCGAGGTCGTGCGCGGCGAACCGCCACTCGCCGCCCTGGTCTTGTCGCTGGTCGCCCTGTTCGCCTGCCTCGAATAG
- a CDS encoding DUF411 domain-containing protein — translation MTTDALDEVKHRHRVPHELASCHTAVAGRYFVEGHVPVAAIARLLREQPAIRGIALPGMPPGSPGMDGVQAGPLIVYAVSDAGIREFARF, via the coding sequence ATCACGACCGACGCGCTGGACGAGGTCAAGCACCGCCACCGGGTCCCCCATGAGCTCGCGAGCTGTCACACCGCGGTGGCAGGACGGTACTTCGTTGAAGGTCACGTGCCCGTGGCCGCCATCGCGCGGTTGCTGCGCGAGCAGCCGGCGATCCGGGGCATTGCGTTGCCGGGCATGCCGCCCGGGTCGCCGGGCATGGACGGGGTCCAGGCCGGGCCGCTGATCGTCTACGCGGTATCGGACGCCGGGATCCGCGAGTTCGCGCGGTTCTGA
- a CDS encoding 4Fe-4S dicluster domain-containing protein produces the protein MPEVYNWQLGRKMTYRFPERHSRWQFAAVFNINRCIACQTCTMACKSTWTHARGQEYMWWNNVETKPYGGYPHFWDVKTLELLEQANPGGQTWTLAGRDGRRAPYGVYGGKTIFEAAPRGQDYVGYLPTDDEWRAPNLYEDTSTAYPTGPGRYHPTGETLPQHRTWFFYLQRICNHCTYPACLAACPRNAIYKRPEDGIVLIDQQRCRGYRKCVEACPYKKPMFNAFTRVAEKCIACYPRIEGRDPLHPGVPIEARCMAACVGKIRLQGLVRVDADGTWVEDRYHPLYFLVHVARVALPLYPQFGTQPNVYYIPPRWVPRPYLRQMFGPGVDEAIAAYTAPSRELLAVLQLFRTTQRMIFRYRITPGRKVFETTIAGKPWAMYNDTIVGLDRAGREVVRVTVEEPVFVRPRQHLNTI, from the coding sequence ATGCCTGAGGTCTACAACTGGCAGCTGGGCCGCAAAATGACCTACCGCTTCCCGGAGCGGCACAGCCGCTGGCAGTTCGCGGCGGTCTTCAACATCAACCGGTGCATCGCGTGCCAGACGTGCACCATGGCGTGCAAGAGCACCTGGACCCACGCCCGCGGCCAGGAGTACATGTGGTGGAACAACGTGGAGACCAAGCCCTACGGCGGCTACCCGCACTTCTGGGACGTCAAGACCCTGGAGTTGCTGGAGCAGGCCAACCCGGGCGGGCAGACCTGGACGCTGGCCGGGCGGGACGGCCGGCGGGCACCCTACGGGGTCTACGGCGGGAAGACGATCTTCGAGGCGGCACCGCGGGGCCAGGACTACGTGGGCTACCTGCCGACCGACGACGAGTGGCGGGCGCCCAACCTGTACGAGGACACCTCCACCGCCTACCCCACGGGGCCGGGCCGCTACCACCCCACCGGCGAGACGCTACCCCAGCACCGCACCTGGTTCTTCTACCTGCAGCGGATCTGCAACCACTGCACCTATCCGGCGTGTCTGGCGGCCTGTCCCCGCAACGCCATCTACAAGCGCCCCGAGGACGGCATCGTCCTCATCGACCAGCAACGGTGCCGCGGGTATCGCAAGTGCGTCGAAGCGTGCCCGTACAAGAAACCGATGTTCAACGCGTTCACCCGGGTGGCCGAGAAGTGCATCGCGTGCTACCCGCGCATCGAAGGCCGGGACCCCCTCCACCCCGGCGTGCCCATCGAGGCCCGGTGCATGGCAGCGTGCGTGGGCAAGATCCGGCTCCAGGGGCTGGTGCGCGTGGACGCCGACGGCACCTGGGTCGAAGACCGCTACCACCCGCTGTACTTCCTCGTGCACGTGGCCAGGGTAGCGCTGCCCCTGTACCCGCAGTTCGGGACGCAGCCCAACGTCTACTACATCCCCCCGCGCTGGGTGCCGCGCCCCTACCTGCGGCAGATGTTCGGCCCGGGCGTCGACGAGGCCATCGCCGCCTACACGGCGCCGTCCCGGGAGCTGCTGGCGGTGCTGCAGCTGTTCCGCACCACACAGCGCATGATCTTCCGCTACCGCATCACGCCCGGCCGCAAGGTGTTCGAGACGACCATCGCCGGGAAACCGTGGGCGATGTACAACGACACCATCGTGGGCCTCGATCGCGCCGGCCGGGAGGTCGTGCGCGTGACGGTCGAAGAGCCGGTCTTCGTCCGGCCCCGGCAGCACCTGAACACCATCTGA
- a CDS encoding molybdopterin-dependent oxidoreductase: MSERSLSVGSPGRLRVTRRQVLKATALAGSGTLLGRMPGLVGRLQQAGAQPPDVRYPLARPENVLYSACLGCNTGCGIKVGIVDGVAAKIDGNPYNPFTLVPHLPYATAPAQAVGVEGAICPKGQAGLLTVYDPFRIRRVLKRAGPRGSNRWRTIPFEQAVTEIVEGGRLFADIGEDRHVPGLREVWALRDPKVAKAMDAAVGAIRAEKDPAKKRALVEQFKRDFREHLHTLIDPDHPDLGPKNNQFLYVFGRQKAGRAEFVRRFVVDSFGSVNFHGHTTVCQGSLYFACKAISEQYQLDPKSGKMKWTGGAKAYWQGDAEGAEFMIFVGASPFEGNYGPSNRVPRITEGLVSGRLKFAVIDPRLSKTAAKAWRWVPARPGTEAAFALGMMRWIMEHRRFDERFLRNANKAAAAADGEPSWTNATWLVKLDHGKPGAFLRGSDLGIKPATRTATVKDKTVEYAFDPFVVLSGGQPVLVDPYDEQTPVEGDLFVAGTVGGHQVKSALQLLWEEAAARTIEQWAEICGVRPADIVDLAREFTSHGKKAVADIHRGVSQHTNGFYNVVAWMSLNALIGNIDWKGGSAYAKVYDISGSKEGQPFPLADLHPKKTTAFGISLIRHETTYEESTLFAGYPARRPWYPLASDIYQEIVPSLGDGYPYPIKIAYLYMGSPVYALPGGHTNIEILKDPEKLPLFIACDITIGETSMYADYIIPDLSYLERWEFHGSHPNMTVKVQPVRQPVIPPIPETVRVFGEEMPACHEAFFLACAEKLGLPGFGKDGFGPGMDFRRPEDFYLKQVANLAAGEKPGDAVPDADDAEVRLFLEARRHLPGTVFDPEKWKAAVGDAWWRKVVYVLNRGGRFQDHAKAYKGAQLGNPYGKLFNLYQEKTAKTKDSMTGKPFPGLATYLPGPVDVTGKPIDDAAAGYDLRLITYREVTHTKSRTASNYWLLALLPENSVLVSRQDAERLGLRDGDSVRVTSASNPEGIWDLGNGQTKPMVGRVRITEGLRPGVVAFSLGHGHWAYGATDVVIDGKTVRGDARRGRGIHANAAMRLDPVLKNTCLSDPVGASAVFYDTQVKLVKSA, encoded by the coding sequence ATGAGCGAGCGCTCGCTGTCCGTCGGCTCGCCTGGCCGCCTGCGGGTCACCCGGCGGCAGGTCCTCAAGGCCACCGCGCTGGCCGGCAGCGGGACGCTGCTGGGCCGGATGCCGGGCCTGGTCGGCAGGCTCCAGCAGGCCGGCGCCCAGCCGCCTGATGTCCGCTATCCCCTCGCCCGGCCGGAGAACGTCCTCTACTCGGCGTGTCTGGGCTGCAACACCGGCTGCGGCATCAAGGTGGGCATCGTCGACGGGGTGGCCGCCAAGATCGACGGGAACCCCTACAACCCGTTCACGCTGGTACCCCACCTGCCCTACGCCACCGCGCCCGCCCAGGCCGTGGGCGTGGAGGGCGCCATTTGCCCCAAGGGCCAGGCGGGCCTGCTGACAGTCTACGACCCGTTCCGCATCCGCCGGGTGCTCAAGCGCGCCGGCCCCCGAGGCTCCAACCGCTGGCGCACCATCCCCTTCGAGCAGGCGGTGACCGAGATCGTGGAGGGCGGGCGGCTGTTCGCGGACATCGGCGAAGATCGCCACGTCCCCGGCCTGCGCGAGGTGTGGGCGCTGCGGGACCCCAAGGTCGCCAAGGCCATGGACGCCGCCGTCGGCGCGATCCGCGCCGAGAAGGATCCGGCGAAGAAGCGGGCGCTGGTCGAGCAGTTCAAGCGTGATTTCCGCGAGCACCTCCACACGCTGATCGACCCCGACCATCCCGACCTGGGGCCCAAGAACAACCAGTTCCTGTACGTCTTCGGACGGCAGAAGGCAGGGCGCGCCGAGTTCGTGCGGCGGTTCGTGGTCGACAGCTTCGGCTCGGTCAACTTCCACGGCCACACCACCGTCTGCCAGGGGTCGCTCTACTTCGCCTGCAAGGCCATCAGCGAGCAGTACCAGCTCGACCCCAAGAGCGGCAAGATGAAGTGGACGGGCGGGGCCAAGGCCTACTGGCAGGGCGACGCGGAAGGCGCCGAGTTCATGATCTTCGTGGGAGCCTCGCCCTTCGAGGGCAACTACGGGCCGTCCAACCGCGTCCCGCGGATCACCGAGGGCCTGGTCAGCGGTCGGCTGAAGTTCGCCGTGATCGACCCGCGGCTCTCCAAGACCGCCGCCAAGGCCTGGCGGTGGGTGCCGGCACGGCCCGGCACCGAGGCGGCGTTCGCGCTGGGCATGATGCGGTGGATCATGGAGCACCGCCGCTTCGACGAGCGCTTCCTGCGCAACGCCAACAAGGCGGCGGCCGCGGCCGACGGCGAGCCGTCGTGGACCAACGCCACCTGGCTGGTGAAGCTCGACCACGGCAAGCCCGGCGCGTTCCTGCGCGGCTCCGACCTGGGGATCAAGCCCGCCACGCGCACCGCCACGGTGAAGGACAAGACCGTGGAGTACGCGTTCGATCCCTTCGTGGTGCTCAGCGGCGGCCAGCCCGTGCTGGTCGACCCCTACGACGAGCAGACGCCGGTCGAGGGCGACCTCTTCGTCGCGGGCACCGTCGGCGGGCACCAGGTCAAGAGCGCCCTGCAGCTCCTGTGGGAGGAGGCTGCGGCGCGCACCATCGAGCAGTGGGCCGAGATCTGCGGGGTCCGCCCCGCGGACATCGTCGACCTCGCCCGGGAGTTCACCAGCCACGGCAAGAAGGCCGTGGCCGACATCCACCGCGGCGTCAGCCAGCACACCAACGGGTTCTACAACGTGGTGGCCTGGATGAGCCTGAACGCGCTGATCGGGAACATCGACTGGAAGGGCGGCTCGGCCTACGCCAAGGTCTACGACATCAGCGGCAGCAAGGAGGGCCAGCCCTTCCCGCTGGCCGACCTGCACCCGAAGAAGACCACGGCGTTCGGCATCTCGCTGATCCGCCACGAGACCACGTACGAGGAGTCGACGCTCTTCGCCGGCTACCCCGCCCGGCGGCCCTGGTACCCGCTGGCGTCGGACATCTACCAGGAGATCGTGCCCTCGCTGGGCGACGGGTATCCGTATCCCATCAAGATCGCCTACCTGTACATGGGCTCGCCGGTCTACGCCCTCCCCGGGGGCCACACGAACATCGAGATCCTCAAGGACCCCGAGAAGCTGCCGCTGTTCATCGCGTGCGACATCACCATCGGCGAGACCTCCATGTACGCCGACTACATCATCCCCGACCTCTCGTACCTGGAGCGGTGGGAGTTCCACGGCTCGCACCCCAACATGACCGTCAAGGTGCAGCCGGTCCGGCAGCCCGTCATCCCACCCATTCCCGAGACCGTCCGCGTCTTCGGCGAGGAGATGCCGGCCTGCCACGAGGCGTTCTTCCTGGCCTGCGCCGAGAAGCTCGGCCTGCCCGGCTTCGGCAAGGATGGGTTCGGCCCGGGGATGGACTTCCGGCGCCCGGAGGACTTCTACCTGAAGCAGGTGGCCAACCTCGCCGCGGGCGAGAAGCCCGGCGACGCCGTGCCCGACGCCGACGACGCCGAGGTCCGGCTCTTCCTCGAGGCGCGCCGGCACCTGCCCGGGACCGTGTTCGACCCCGAGAAGTGGAAGGCCGCAGTCGGCGACGCGTGGTGGCGCAAGGTCGTCTACGTCCTCAACCGCGGCGGCCGGTTCCAGGACCACGCGAAGGCGTACAAAGGAGCGCAGCTCGGCAACCCCTACGGCAAGCTGTTCAACCTCTACCAGGAGAAGACCGCCAAGACCAAGGACTCGATGACGGGCAAGCCCTTCCCCGGCCTGGCGACGTACCTGCCCGGCCCGGTGGACGTGACCGGCAAGCCCATCGACGACGCGGCGGCAGGATACGACCTGCGCCTGATCACCTACCGGGAGGTGACCCACACCAAGTCGCGCACGGCCAGCAACTACTGGCTGCTGGCACTGTTGCCCGAGAACAGCGTGCTGGTGTCTCGCCAAGACGCCGAGCGCCTGGGGCTGCGCGACGGGGACAGCGTGCGGGTGACCTCGGCCAGTAACCCCGAGGGCATTTGGGACCTCGGCAACGGGCAGACCAAGCCCATGGTCGGACGCGTCAGGATCACCGAGGGCCTGCGCCCCGGCGTGGTGGCGTTCTCGCTGGGCCACGGCCACTGGGCCTACGGCGCCACCGACGTGGTCATCGACGGGAAGACGGTCCGGGGTGATGCGCGCCGCGGCCGCGGGATCCACGCCAACGCCGCGATGCGCCTGGACCCGGTGTTGAAGAACACGTGCCTGAGCGATCCGGTGGGCGCCAGTGCGGTCTTCTACGATACGCAGGTGAAGCTGGTGAAGAGCGCATGA
- a CDS encoding molybdopterin-dependent oxidoreductase: MGTDDATLSARAATTEGAAPVPDRDDRCAERDQAADNDVVPPPARLRRREFLQQAGTLAGGAVLAQALPLQLLQTLSTVTNPLEAYPDRAWERVYRDQYRYDSSFTFVCSPNDTHHCRLRAFVRNGVIVRIEQNYDVDRYRDLYGNRATPAWNPRGCLKGYTFHRRVYGPYRLRYPMIRRGWKQWADDGYPELTDELRRRYRFDSRGQDTFVRVSWDDAYAYVASAFIAIARRYSGEEGARRLLAQGYPPEMVEAMHGAGVRTFKFRGGMGLLGVIGKYGLWRAANMMALLDAHVRGVGPDEALGARKWSNYTWHGDQAPGMPFVHGLQTSDVDFNELRHARLHIQVGKNLVENKMPESHFFIELMERGATIVVITPEYSPPATKADYWMPIRPQTDAALFLGITKLLMDRGWYDDAFVRQFTDFPLIVRTDTLTRLRAHEVFPDYRSGLAPDGPSVRRQNLQPDQYARLGDFVVFDKTTGRLRAITRDDVGQRMTAKGIAPALRWRGRVRLTDGSEVECLTLWEAYRDHLRDYDLDTVAEITHVPTRMIQRLARDIATRKPVAIHIGEGINHWFHATLANRAFYLPLMLTGNIGVPGAGCHTWAGNYKAGIFQGSPWTGPGITGWLFEDPFQPTLDPNAHGKTIKVRKYLKDEEPAYWDHGDVPLVVTTPKAGRKVFTGQTHMPTPTKVIWYNNVNLINNAKWAYGVIKNVNPRVELIINQDVEMTASAEYADVILPANTWVEFQSWELTASCSNPFLQIWKGGIRPLFDTKDDALIIAEVAAKLAVKTGDRRFRDYFRFILDGRPEVYIQRILDSSTSTVGYRFADIVAGRYGEPGAALMLFRTYPRVPFYEQVHDSEPFYTDTGRLNAYCDIPEAIEYGENFVVHREGPEATPYLPNVIVSSNPLVRPEDYGIPLDALHWDLRTVRNVKLPWTRVKETTNPLRQRGYRFYCLTPKTRHRVHSSWSSTDWNLIWDSNFGDPYRLDRRTPGVGEHQLHMHPQAARDLGINDGDYVYVDAFAADRPYLGWTPADPFYRVARCMVRVKYNPAYPYDVVMMKHAPFIATEKSVRAHETRRDGLAQSADTGYQANLRYGSQQSVTRDWLMPMHQTDTLFHKAKGAVAFVFGGEADNHAVNTVPKETLVKITKAEDGGLGGRGLWEPARTGHTPGRERPFMRRYLAGRLVTISRG; encoded by the coding sequence ATGGGAACCGACGATGCGACCCTGTCGGCCAGGGCGGCCACCACGGAGGGAGCGGCACCGGTGCCCGATCGCGACGATCGCTGCGCTGAACGCGACCAGGCCGCCGATAACGACGTCGTACCTCCGCCCGCGCGCCTGCGTCGCCGGGAGTTCCTCCAGCAGGCCGGCACGCTGGCCGGGGGCGCGGTCCTGGCGCAGGCCCTGCCGCTCCAGCTCCTGCAGACGCTGTCCACCGTCACCAACCCGCTGGAGGCCTACCCCGACCGCGCCTGGGAACGCGTCTACCGCGACCAGTACCGCTATGACAGCAGCTTCACGTTCGTCTGCTCGCCCAACGACACCCACCACTGCCGGCTGCGGGCCTTCGTGCGCAACGGCGTCATTGTCCGCATCGAGCAGAACTACGACGTCGACCGCTACCGCGATCTGTACGGCAACCGCGCCACGCCGGCGTGGAACCCCCGGGGGTGCCTGAAGGGCTACACGTTTCACCGGCGGGTCTACGGCCCGTACCGGCTCCGCTACCCGATGATCCGGCGGGGCTGGAAGCAGTGGGCCGACGACGGGTACCCCGAGCTCACCGACGAGCTGCGCCGTCGCTACCGCTTCGACAGCCGGGGACAGGACACGTTCGTCCGCGTCTCCTGGGACGACGCGTACGCGTACGTGGCGTCGGCGTTCATCGCCATCGCGCGCCGGTACAGCGGCGAGGAGGGCGCCAGGCGCCTGCTGGCCCAGGGCTATCCGCCCGAGATGGTCGAGGCGATGCACGGCGCCGGCGTGCGCACCTTCAAGTTCCGCGGCGGCATGGGGCTGCTGGGCGTGATCGGCAAGTACGGCCTGTGGCGGGCCGCCAACATGATGGCACTGCTGGACGCCCACGTGCGCGGCGTCGGCCCCGACGAGGCCCTGGGCGCGCGCAAGTGGAGCAACTACACCTGGCACGGCGACCAGGCGCCCGGGATGCCCTTCGTGCACGGCCTGCAGACCTCCGACGTGGACTTCAACGAGCTGCGGCACGCCCGGCTGCACATCCAGGTCGGCAAGAACCTGGTCGAGAACAAGATGCCCGAGAGCCACTTCTTCATCGAGCTGATGGAGCGGGGGGCCACGATCGTCGTCATCACCCCCGAGTACAGCCCGCCCGCCACCAAGGCCGACTACTGGATGCCGATCCGCCCCCAGACCGACGCCGCGCTGTTCCTGGGCATCACGAAACTCCTGATGGACCGCGGCTGGTACGACGACGCCTTCGTGCGGCAGTTCACCGACTTCCCGTTGATCGTCCGGACCGACACCCTGACGCGCCTGCGGGCCCACGAGGTCTTCCCCGACTACCGGTCCGGGCTGGCACCCGACGGACCCAGCGTCCGACGGCAGAACCTGCAGCCCGACCAGTACGCGCGGCTGGGCGACTTCGTGGTGTTCGACAAGACCACCGGGCGGCTGCGCGCCATCACCCGCGACGACGTCGGGCAGCGCATGACCGCCAAGGGTATCGCGCCAGCGTTGCGCTGGCGCGGCAGGGTGCGGCTGACGGACGGCAGCGAGGTCGAGTGCCTTACGCTGTGGGAAGCCTACCGCGACCACCTGCGGGACTACGACCTGGACACCGTCGCCGAGATCACCCACGTGCCCACGCGGATGATTCAGCGCCTGGCCCGCGACATCGCCACCCGCAAGCCGGTGGCCATCCACATCGGCGAGGGCATCAACCACTGGTTCCACGCCACGCTGGCCAACCGGGCCTTCTACCTGCCGTTGATGCTCACGGGCAACATCGGCGTCCCGGGCGCCGGCTGCCATACCTGGGCCGGGAACTACAAGGCCGGCATCTTCCAGGGGTCGCCGTGGACCGGCCCGGGCATCACGGGCTGGCTGTTCGAAGACCCGTTCCAGCCGACGCTGGACCCCAACGCCCACGGCAAGACCATCAAGGTCCGCAAGTACCTCAAGGACGAGGAACCGGCCTACTGGGACCACGGTGACGTGCCCCTGGTCGTCACCACCCCCAAGGCCGGCCGGAAGGTCTTCACCGGCCAGACCCACATGCCCACACCCACCAAGGTCATCTGGTACAACAACGTCAACCTCATCAACAACGCCAAGTGGGCCTACGGCGTCATCAAGAACGTCAACCCCCGGGTCGAGCTCATCATCAACCAGGACGTGGAGATGACGGCCTCGGCCGAGTACGCCGACGTGATCCTCCCGGCCAACACCTGGGTGGAGTTCCAGTCGTGGGAGCTCACGGCGTCGTGCAGCAACCCCTTCCTCCAGATCTGGAAGGGCGGCATCCGGCCCCTGTTCGACACCAAGGACGACGCCCTGATCATCGCCGAGGTGGCGGCCAAGCTGGCGGTCAAGACCGGCGACCGCCGGTTCCGGGACTACTTCCGCTTCATCCTCGACGGCCGCCCCGAGGTCTACATCCAGCGCATTCTGGACAGCAGCACCTCCACCGTGGGCTACCGCTTCGCGGACATCGTGGCCGGCAGGTACGGCGAGCCCGGCGCGGCCCTCATGCTCTTCCGCACCTACCCCCGGGTGCCGTTCTACGAACAGGTGCACGACAGCGAGCCGTTCTACACCGACACCGGCCGGCTCAACGCCTATTGCGACATCCCCGAGGCCATCGAGTACGGTGAGAACTTCGTGGTCCACCGCGAGGGGCCCGAGGCGACGCCCTACCTGCCCAACGTCATCGTGTCCAGCAACCCGCTGGTGCGGCCCGAGGACTACGGCATCCCGCTCGACGCCCTCCACTGGGACCTGCGGACGGTGCGCAACGTGAAGCTGCCCTGGACCAGGGTCAAAGAGACCACCAACCCCCTGCGCCAGCGCGGCTACCGGTTCTACTGCCTGACCCCCAAGACCCGGCACCGCGTCCACTCGTCGTGGAGCAGCACCGACTGGAACCTGATCTGGGACTCCAACTTCGGCGACCCGTACCGGCTCGACCGGCGCACGCCGGGCGTGGGCGAGCACCAGCTGCACATGCACCCGCAGGCGGCTCGCGACCTGGGCATCAACGACGGCGACTACGTCTACGTCGACGCCTTCGCCGCGGACCGGCCCTACCTCGGGTGGACCCCCGCCGACCCCTTCTACCGCGTGGCACGGTGCATGGTGCGCGTCAAGTACAATCCCGCCTACCCCTACGACGTCGTGATGATGAAGCACGCGCCGTTCATCGCCACCGAGAAGTCGGTGCGCGCCCACGAGACCCGCCGTGACGGCCTGGCGCAGTCGGCCGACACGGGCTACCAGGCCAACCTCCGCTACGGCAGCCAGCAGTCGGTGACCCGCGACTGGCTGATGCCCATGCACCAGACCGACACCCTGTTCCACAAGGCCAAGGGAGCGGTGGCGTTCGTCTTCGGGGGTGAGGCCGACAACCACGCGGTCAACACGGTGCCCAAGGAGACCCTGGTGAAGATCACCAAGGCCGAAGACGGTGGCCTGGGCGGCCGGGGCCTGTGGGAGCCGGCGCGCACGGGCCACACGCCGGGGCGCGAGCGCCCGTTCATGCGGCGCTACCTGGCCGGCCGGCTCGTCACCATCTCGAGGGGCTGA